One genomic segment of Myxococcales bacterium includes these proteins:
- a CDS encoding response regulator: protein MSQGAEAAGFTNDALRPVVLLVEDEPTLRRALRKTLEPGYRCVEAGSVAEATVAVARESVAVIVLDVNLPDGSGIDWLASRSGASEEVVVVSGDDSSHLVELALAYGAFSQLTKPCRPADLRSQIRAALASHDRKVESKRALTLAQDHLTAMTSAMCERLVTATWMRDGETGAHVDRIGDYSRLLAETLDLGAARAAQIGEAARLHDLGKIGVPDQILRKAGPLTDEERLIIQRHSIIGATILGDSPVPEVHLAHVIARSHHERWDGRGYPDRLLGQECALEARIVAIVDVYDALSHARVYKEAWDEARIVAYLADERGRAFEPSLVEAFLSVLPHMTRIRTEHRDPPVSAPGSSP, encoded by the coding sequence ATGTCGCAGGGCGCCGAGGCAGCGGGCTTCACGAACGATGCGCTTCGCCCCGTCGTGCTGCTCGTTGAAGACGAACCGACGCTCCGCCGTGCCTTGCGCAAGACGCTGGAGCCCGGCTACCGCTGCGTCGAGGCGGGCTCTGTCGCTGAGGCGACGGTGGCAGTCGCACGCGAGAGCGTCGCTGTCATCGTCCTGGACGTAAACCTGCCCGACGGCAGCGGCATCGATTGGCTCGCCAGCCGCTCAGGCGCGTCCGAGGAGGTCGTCGTCGTATCAGGAGACGATTCGTCACACCTCGTCGAGTTGGCGCTTGCGTATGGTGCGTTCAGTCAGCTCACCAAGCCGTGCCGCCCGGCGGATCTACGCTCCCAGATTCGCGCCGCCCTCGCGTCGCATGATCGCAAGGTCGAATCCAAGCGCGCCCTCACGCTGGCGCAGGACCACCTCACGGCCATGACGAGCGCGATGTGCGAGCGACTCGTCACGGCCACCTGGATGCGAGACGGCGAGACCGGGGCCCACGTCGATCGCATCGGCGACTACTCGCGCTTGCTCGCCGAGACGCTCGACCTCGGAGCGGCGCGCGCCGCGCAGATCGGCGAGGCGGCGCGGCTCCACGATCTGGGAAAGATCGGCGTGCCCGACCAAATCCTACGCAAGGCGGGGCCCTTGACCGATGAAGAGCGCCTCATCATCCAAAGGCACTCCATCATCGGCGCCACAATTTTGGGCGATTCACCGGTCCCCGAGGTGCACCTGGCGCACGTCATCGCGCGGTCCCACCACGAGCGTTGGGATGGTCGGGGGTACCCGGACCGGCTGCTCGGCCAGGAGTGCGCCCTCGAGGCGCGCATCGTCGCCATCGTCGACGTCTACGATGCGCTCAGCCACGCGCGCGTCTACAAGGAAGCCTGGGACGAGGCGCGCATCGTTGCCTATCTCGCAGACGAGCGCGGTCGCGCCTTCGAGCCGTCACTCGTCGAGGCCTTCCTGTCAGTCCTGCCCCACATGACCCGCATTCGCACCGAACACCGTGATCCGCCGGTGTCCGCACCAGGCTCTTCGCCTTAG